Proteins encoded in a region of the Paucibacter sediminis genome:
- a CDS encoding ABC transporter permease, translating to MNTPVAGTGSQRSQGVWAASWRRLRTNKLGMFCMAIVAFFLVLVALSGSGLVAKDWQKEVGVPNAQPNFMGPAPAEATGVIAQPKGPNVDLSDIDPLAPKYKEWDERAKAYKTEATVKAETLPFGADRLGRDVLSKAVKGAEVSILVGVLAAVVATLIGTVLGAVSGFFGGKVGDFLEWVYNVFNAIPYILLVFAFAAIFGRGVLSVVLILGLTGWTGIYRLIRAEFMKHSVREYVRSAEAIGASRMSRMFKHILPNVSHVALVQLSLHVVSFIKSEVILSYLGLGVGVDQVSWGTMLSESQSELILGYWWQLVAVTGFMAVFVTAFALFTDALRDALDPKLRGLE from the coding sequence TTGAATACCCCTGTCGCGGGCACTGGCTCGCAGCGTTCGCAAGGCGTGTGGGCCGCCTCCTGGCGCCGCCTGCGTACCAACAAGCTGGGCATGTTCTGCATGGCCATCGTGGCCTTCTTCCTGGTGCTGGTGGCGCTCTCGGGCAGCGGTCTGGTGGCCAAGGACTGGCAGAAGGAGGTGGGCGTGCCCAACGCCCAGCCCAACTTCATGGGCCCGGCCCCGGCCGAGGCCACCGGCGTGATCGCCCAGCCCAAGGGCCCCAACGTGGACCTCAGCGACATCGACCCGCTGGCGCCCAAGTACAAGGAATGGGACGAGCGCGCCAAGGCCTACAAGACCGAGGCCACGGTGAAGGCCGAGACCCTGCCCTTCGGCGCCGACCGCCTGGGCCGCGATGTGCTCAGCAAGGCCGTCAAGGGCGCCGAGGTCTCGATCTTGGTGGGCGTGCTGGCGGCCGTGGTGGCCACCCTGATCGGCACGGTGCTGGGCGCGGTGTCGGGCTTCTTCGGCGGCAAGGTGGGCGACTTCCTGGAGTGGGTCTACAACGTCTTCAACGCGATTCCCTACATCCTGCTGGTGTTCGCCTTCGCGGCCATCTTCGGCCGCGGCGTGCTCTCGGTGGTGCTGATCCTGGGCCTGACCGGCTGGACCGGCATCTACCGCCTGATCCGCGCCGAGTTCATGAAGCATTCGGTGCGCGAATACGTGCGCTCGGCCGAGGCGATCGGCGCGAGCCGCATGTCGCGCATGTTCAAGCACATCCTGCCGAATGTCTCGCATGTGGCCCTGGTGCAGCTCTCGCTGCATGTGGTGAGCTTCATCAAGAGCGAGGTGATCCTGTCCTATCTGGGTCTGGGCGTGGGCGTGGACCAGGTTTCCTGGGGCACCATGCTGAGCGAATCGCAGAGCGAGCTGATCCTGGGCTATTGGTGGCAACTGGTGGCGGTGACCGGCTTCATGGCCGTGTTCGTGACCGCCTTTGCCCTGTTCACGGATGCCTTGCGCGACGCGCTCGATCCGAAGCTGCGCGGCCTGGAGTGA
- a CDS encoding ABC transporter ATP-binding protein — protein sequence MLLSIQDLKVAFRMGKVQGQMQRALAVKGVSFDIPENSTVALVGESGSGKSVTAMSILNLLPDNAEREGKILFQGKDLLKTSLPELQGIRGREIACVFQDPMTSLNPVFTVADQIMEPLMKHMGMSRRQALTRAEELLNEVGIPEPKRRLSSYPHEMSGGQQQRVMIAVALACSPKLLIADEPTTALDVTIQRQVMELMARLKDTHKMSMLFISHDLGVVGEISDQVVVMRHGEIREKAPVAEIFHNPQDAYTKALLACRPSLTENPARLMVIDDHIAGRSVHEGAGKAKDPDAPVILEARGLKKSFFFKQGLFGKKEFQAVKDVNFKLRKGYTLGVVGESGSGKTTMGLTLLRLHEPSGGEVLFEGKDLLKMGPTDWQKMRRRIQVVFQNPYASLNPRFTIGQTLVEPMEIHGIGASHQERLATASALLKKVGLDDSALNKYPHEFSGGQRQRIAIARCLTLNPEVLVLDESVSALDVSVQAQVLNLLKDLQDEFGLSYIFISHDLAVVKFISDEVLVMQNGDVVEQSETQSLLAAPKQEYTRRLLGAVPRGYQGGHAVAAAA from the coding sequence ATGCTGCTGAGTATTCAAGACCTCAAAGTCGCCTTCCGCATGGGCAAGGTGCAGGGCCAGATGCAGCGTGCGCTGGCCGTCAAGGGCGTGAGCTTCGACATTCCCGAGAACTCGACGGTGGCCCTGGTGGGCGAGTCGGGCTCGGGCAAGAGCGTCACCGCCATGTCCATCCTCAACCTGCTGCCCGACAACGCCGAGCGCGAGGGCAAGATCCTGTTCCAGGGCAAGGACCTGCTCAAGACCTCGCTGCCCGAGCTGCAGGGCATACGCGGGCGCGAGATCGCCTGCGTGTTCCAGGATCCGATGACCTCGCTGAACCCGGTGTTCACCGTGGCCGACCAGATCATGGAGCCGCTGATGAAGCACATGGGCATGAGCCGCCGGCAGGCGCTCACGCGTGCCGAGGAGCTGCTCAACGAGGTGGGCATTCCCGAACCCAAGCGCCGCCTGAGCAGCTATCCGCACGAGATGTCGGGCGGCCAGCAGCAGCGCGTGATGATCGCGGTGGCGCTGGCCTGTTCACCCAAGCTCCTGATCGCCGACGAGCCGACCACCGCGCTGGACGTGACCATCCAGCGCCAGGTGATGGAACTGATGGCCAGGCTCAAGGACACGCACAAGATGAGCATGCTGTTCATCTCGCACGACCTGGGCGTGGTGGGCGAGATCTCCGACCAGGTGGTGGTGATGCGCCATGGCGAGATCCGCGAGAAGGCCCCGGTGGCCGAGATCTTCCATAACCCGCAGGATGCCTACACCAAGGCCCTGCTGGCCTGCCGCCCGTCTCTCACCGAGAACCCGGCGCGCCTGATGGTGATCGACGACCACATCGCCGGCCGCAGCGTGCACGAGGGCGCGGGCAAGGCCAAGGACCCGGACGCGCCGGTGATCCTGGAGGCGCGCGGCCTGAAGAAGAGCTTCTTCTTCAAGCAGGGCCTGTTCGGCAAGAAGGAGTTCCAGGCCGTCAAGGACGTGAACTTCAAGCTGCGCAAGGGCTACACCCTGGGCGTGGTGGGTGAGTCGGGTTCGGGCAAGACCACCATGGGCCTGACGCTGCTGCGCCTGCACGAGCCCAGCGGCGGCGAGGTGCTGTTCGAGGGCAAGGATCTGCTCAAGATGGGCCCGACCGACTGGCAGAAGATGCGCCGCCGCATCCAGGTGGTGTTCCAGAACCCGTATGCCTCGCTGAACCCGCGCTTCACCATCGGCCAGACCCTGGTCGAGCCGATGGAGATCCATGGCATCGGCGCCAGCCACCAGGAACGCCTGGCCACCGCCAGCGCCCTGCTGAAGAAGGTCGGCCTGGACGACAGCGCGCTCAACAAATACCCGCACGAGTTCTCCGGCGGCCAGCGCCAGCGCATCGCGATCGCGCGCTGCCTGACGCTCAACCCCGAGGTGCTGGTGCTGGACGAATCGGTGTCGGCCCTGGACGTGTCGGTGCAGGCCCAGGTGCTGAACCTCTTGAAGGACCTGCAGGACGAGTTCGGCCTGTCCTACATCTTCATCAGCCACGATCTGGCCGTGGTGAAGTTCATCTCCGACGAGGTGCTGGTGATGCAGAACGGCGATGTGGTCGAGCAGAGCGAGACCCAGAGCCTGCTGGCCGCACCCAAGCAGGAGTACACGCGCCGCCTGCTCGGTGCGGTGCCCAGGGGCTACCAGGGCGGGCACGCGGTAGCTGCCGCGGCCTGA
- a CDS encoding S8 family serine peptidase yields the protein MQHAPRFAQAPLAIAALLLAAAAAQAAPADTSRVIVMFKPGAVAAGKAAVAAARGQIKHEIHGMDAISIEVPTQAIKGLEHNPNVEYIEEDVKRYPLGGTSPSTGSPYATGQLVPYGIKMVQADQLPDTYAANRKICIIDSGYSRGHEDLDASANITGEYDSGTGNWYTDENHHGTHVAGTISALNNSGVGVVGVNANGRIKLHIVKVFGADGWAYSSTLASAANKCGTAGANVISMSLGGSRLNKTEDKAFSTLASKGVLSIAAAGNDGTTAKSYPAGYASVMSVAALDENKQWASFSQYNSKVEIAAPGVNVLSTVPMGAGSASSLSVGASTYAPGGMDGSPKTSASAPLADFGLGDVVNAAMAGKVCLIARGTIDFATKVSNCQSSGGVGAVVYNNVAGGFGGTLGTTITNIPSVTASDTEGAAMKLQLGQTANLSVTPTNYAFYDGTSMATPHVSAVAALVWSYFPNCTAAQMRTSLDNSAEDLGTAGRDVKYGYGLVRAKAAYDRIAALGCGK from the coding sequence ATGCAACACGCCCCCCGCTTCGCCCAGGCCCCGCTGGCCATCGCCGCCCTGCTGCTTGCCGCCGCCGCCGCTCAGGCCGCGCCCGCCGACACCAGCCGCGTGATCGTGATGTTCAAGCCCGGCGCGGTGGCGGCCGGCAAGGCGGCCGTGGCCGCGGCGCGTGGCCAGATCAAGCATGAGATCCATGGCATGGACGCGATCTCGATCGAAGTGCCGACGCAGGCGATCAAGGGCCTCGAGCACAACCCCAATGTCGAGTACATCGAAGAGGACGTGAAGCGCTACCCGCTGGGCGGCACCAGCCCCTCCACCGGCAGCCCCTATGCCACCGGCCAGCTGGTGCCCTACGGCATCAAGATGGTGCAGGCCGATCAGCTGCCCGACACCTATGCGGCGAACCGCAAGATCTGCATCATCGACTCGGGCTATTCGCGTGGCCATGAGGACCTGGACGCCAGCGCCAACATCACCGGCGAGTACGACAGCGGCACCGGCAACTGGTACACCGACGAGAACCACCACGGCACTCATGTGGCCGGCACGATCTCGGCGCTCAACAACAGCGGCGTGGGCGTGGTGGGCGTGAATGCCAACGGCCGCATCAAGCTGCACATCGTCAAGGTCTTCGGCGCCGACGGCTGGGCCTATTCGTCCACGCTGGCCTCGGCGGCCAACAAGTGTGGCACCGCGGGCGCGAACGTGATCAGCATGTCGCTGGGTGGCAGCCGTCTGAACAAGACCGAGGACAAGGCCTTCAGCACGCTGGCATCCAAGGGCGTGCTGTCGATCGCTGCCGCCGGCAACGATGGCACCACCGCCAAGTCCTACCCGGCCGGCTATGCCAGCGTGATGTCGGTGGCGGCGCTTGACGAGAACAAGCAGTGGGCCAGCTTCTCCCAGTACAACAGCAAGGTCGAGATCGCGGCCCCGGGTGTCAACGTGCTGTCCACCGTGCCGATGGGCGCGGGCTCGGCCTCCAGCCTGAGCGTGGGCGCCAGCACCTACGCCCCCGGCGGCATGGACGGCTCGCCCAAGACCTCGGCGAGCGCGCCGCTGGCCGACTTCGGCCTGGGCGACGTGGTCAATGCCGCGATGGCCGGCAAGGTCTGCCTGATCGCGCGCGGCACCATCGACTTCGCCACCAAGGTCAGCAACTGCCAGAGCAGCGGCGGTGTGGGCGCGGTGGTCTACAACAATGTGGCCGGCGGCTTCGGCGGCACCCTGGGCACCACCATCACCAACATCCCCTCGGTGACGGCCTCCGATACCGAGGGCGCGGCCATGAAGCTGCAGCTGGGCCAGACCGCCAACCTGAGCGTCACGCCCACCAACTACGCCTTCTACGACGGCACCTCGATGGCCACGCCCCATGTGTCGGCGGTGGCGGCGCTGGTGTGGAGCTACTTCCCGAACTGCACGGCCGCCCAGATGCGCACCTCGCTGGACAACAGCGCCGAGGACCTGGGCACCGCCGGCCGCGACGTCAAGTACGGCTACGGCCTGGTGCGTGCCAAGGCCGCCTACGACCGCATCGCCGCGCTGGGCTGCGGCAAGTAA
- a CDS encoding DUF6463 family protein codes for MQEVLKNKRSWIGHWLMAVAALHTVFAALAFGKVYTGVWQRGLFNSVGGDPLTAAAVWFLLFGAPLALLALAITPLERSGDASTLRRLGGGLLATALLGICLMPASGFWLALPPALVMLRGSSKSS; via the coding sequence ATGCAAGAAGTCCTGAAGAACAAGCGTAGCTGGATCGGCCATTGGCTGATGGCCGTGGCGGCCCTGCACACCGTGTTTGCGGCCCTGGCATTCGGCAAGGTCTACACCGGCGTGTGGCAGCGCGGCCTTTTCAACAGCGTGGGCGGCGACCCACTCACGGCCGCGGCCGTGTGGTTCCTGCTGTTCGGGGCGCCGCTGGCACTGCTGGCCCTGGCCATCACGCCGCTGGAGCGCAGCGGTGATGCGTCGACGCTGCGGCGCCTGGGTGGGGGGCTGTTGGCCACGGCCCTGCTGGGCATCTGCCTGATGCCGGCCTCGGGTTTCTGGCTGGCCTTGCCGCCGGCGCTGGTGATGCTGCGCGGCTCCTCCAAATCGTCCTGA
- a CDS encoding ABC1 kinase family protein, protein MPSGAEERPPRRGRLARGAIAGGALARVGVARLAHKAQDLTLTEPDRRERASAREAELGRILFAALNQLKGVALKAAQLLSSEASLLPEALRAQLARACYQATPMNQALVAKRMRLALGPDWEQRFADFEPQAFAAASLGQVHRARLHDGRAVALKLQYPGIAATVKSDMRLLRSLLGGLAWGGAALPDEALLARVLDDIEATLMAELDYAQEAQALAWFRAELQLPGLVIPEPLLEQGTAQLLCMQALDGLHLQAWLARGPTQAERDHAGQLIFDSFLAMMFRLRRLHADPHSGNYLFMTEGRLGLLDFGCTLAPAFCETLASAWSAGLRGDRAALRRAYLDLGLIAPGLDQAAFDAELYPALAELLDWQLEPFRHELFDFGQRRPMPRMQSEQHRRALAHLQGMPAELPYVDRAYLGLNQMLKQLGARVRTCNPFIQSGADVCKKS, encoded by the coding sequence GTGCCCAGCGGCGCTGAGGAGCGGCCGCCGCGCCGCGGCCGGCTGGCGCGCGGCGCGATCGCCGGCGGCGCGCTGGCACGCGTGGGCGTGGCGCGCCTGGCCCACAAGGCGCAAGACCTGACCCTCACCGAGCCCGATCGCCGCGAACGCGCCAGCGCGCGCGAGGCCGAGCTGGGCCGCATCCTGTTTGCCGCGCTCAACCAGCTCAAGGGCGTGGCGCTGAAGGCGGCGCAGCTGCTCAGCAGCGAGGCCAGCCTCTTGCCCGAGGCCTTGCGCGCCCAGCTGGCGCGCGCCTGCTACCAGGCCACGCCGATGAACCAGGCCCTGGTGGCCAAGCGCATGCGCCTGGCGCTGGGGCCCGACTGGGAGCAGCGCTTCGCCGACTTCGAGCCGCAGGCCTTCGCGGCCGCCAGCCTCGGCCAGGTGCATCGCGCGCGCCTGCACGATGGCCGTGCCGTGGCCCTGAAGCTGCAGTACCCCGGCATTGCCGCGACGGTGAAGAGCGATATGCGGCTCCTGCGCAGCCTGCTGGGCGGCCTGGCCTGGGGCGGCGCGGCGCTGCCGGACGAGGCGCTGCTGGCGCGCGTGCTGGACGACATCGAGGCCACCCTGATGGCCGAGCTGGACTATGCGCAGGAGGCGCAGGCCCTGGCATGGTTCCGCGCCGAGTTGCAGCTGCCCGGCCTGGTGATTCCCGAGCCGCTGCTGGAGCAGGGCACGGCCCAGCTGCTGTGCATGCAGGCGCTGGACGGCCTGCATCTGCAGGCATGGCTGGCGCGTGGCCCCACGCAGGCCGAGCGCGATCACGCCGGCCAGCTGATCTTCGACAGCTTCCTAGCGATGATGTTCCGGCTGCGCCGTCTGCACGCCGATCCGCACAGCGGCAACTACCTCTTCATGACCGAGGGGCGGCTGGGGCTGCTGGACTTCGGCTGCACGCTCGCGCCGGCCTTTTGCGAGACGCTGGCGAGCGCCTGGTCGGCCGGGCTGCGCGGCGACCGCGCGGCGCTGCGCCGGGCCTATCTGGATCTGGGTCTGATCGCGCCGGGCCTGGACCAGGCGGCCTTCGATGCCGAGCTCTACCCGGCCCTGGCCGAGCTGCTGGACTGGCAGCTTGAGCCCTTCCGGCACGAGCTGTTCGATTTTGGCCAGCGTCGCCCCATGCCACGCATGCAGAGCGAGCAGCACCGCCGGGCCTTGGCGCATCTGCAAGGCATGCCCGCCGAGCTGCCCTATGTCGATCGCGCCTATCTGGGCCTGAACCAAATGCTCAAGCAGCTGGGCGCGCGCGTGCGTACCTGCAATCCATTCATTCAATCCGGAGCTGATGTATGCAAGAAGTCCTGA
- a CDS encoding DUF2867 domain-containing protein: MTSLQKIPVPAASVLAASLHDADFADCYLLPDPQPARGVFQSYLELAALTPGWMSALMAMRNRVVRLVGLKHLGSLSPQDGGKPAAAYRIGERVGIFTLEQLHADEVVVGDNDKHLHVRLSLLRQRQPDGSTRLALSTVVHEHNRLGRIYMWVVGPAHSLIVPLMLKQVMRAQRR; encoded by the coding sequence ATGACGAGCTTGCAAAAGATCCCGGTGCCGGCGGCCAGCGTGCTGGCGGCCAGCCTGCACGACGCCGACTTTGCCGACTGCTATCTGCTGCCCGACCCGCAACCGGCGCGCGGCGTGTTCCAGAGCTATCTGGAACTCGCGGCGCTCACACCCGGCTGGATGAGTGCCTTGATGGCGATGCGCAACCGCGTGGTGCGCCTGGTGGGGCTCAAGCATCTGGGCAGCCTGTCGCCCCAGGATGGCGGCAAGCCGGCCGCGGCCTACCGCATTGGCGAGCGCGTCGGCATCTTCACGCTCGAGCAGCTGCATGCCGACGAGGTGGTGGTGGGCGACAACGACAAGCACCTGCATGTGCGCCTCTCGCTGCTGCGCCAGCGCCAGCCCGACGGCAGCACGCGCCTGGCGCTCAGCACCGTGGTGCACGAGCACAACCGCCTGGGGCGCATCTATATGTGGGTGGTGGGGCCGGCGCACAGCCTGATCGTGCCGCTGATGCTCAAGCAGGTGATGCGTGCCCAGCGGCGCTGA